One window from the genome of Spirosoma rhododendri encodes:
- the glmS gene encoding glutamine--fructose-6-phosphate transaminase (isomerizing), whose amino-acid sequence MCGIVAYVGYRDACPLVIKGLKRLEYRGYDSAGVALMNDNGLSVYKKKGKVSALEQELAGKAVQSTIGMGHTRWATHGEPNDVNAHPHYSFHRKLAIIHNGIIENYAAIKQRLLKKGHTFASQTDTEVLGQFIEEIWENAGGTLEEAVRLALQEVVGAYAIVVMSEADPTQLIAARKGSPLVIGVGENEYFLASDATPIVEYTKEVIYLNDYEIAVIKDGQLRVVTLDNTTTTPYVQTVELELEAIEKGGYDHFMLKEIFEQPRSIADSMRGRVQAEAGMLQLGGLRDYMDKLAKSKRIVIVGCGTSWHAGLVAEYIFEELARIPVEVEYASEFRYRNPIIKEGDIVIAISQSGETADTLAAIELAKSKGAIIFGVCNVVGSSIARATHAGAYTHAGPEIGVASTKAFTAQVTVLTLMALAAAKRKGTISDSLFRQLLVEMESIPAKVEKVLQSADKIKEIAYIFTYARNFIYLGRGLNFPVALEGALKLKEISYIHAEGYPAAEMKHGPIALIDEDMPVVVTATKDSSYEKVVSNIQEVKARKGRVIAITTEGDTLLPGMVDFTIEIPNVHEVLMPLVSVVPLQLLAYDIAVMRGRNVDQPRNLAKSVTVE is encoded by the coding sequence ATGTGTGGAATTGTGGCCTATGTGGGGTATCGCGATGCGTGCCCCCTGGTAATTAAAGGCTTAAAACGACTCGAATACCGGGGTTACGACAGTGCCGGTGTTGCGTTGATGAATGATAACGGGCTGAGCGTTTATAAGAAGAAGGGCAAAGTGTCGGCGCTGGAACAGGAACTGGCTGGCAAGGCCGTACAGTCGACGATCGGAATGGGCCACACGCGCTGGGCCACCCACGGCGAACCCAACGACGTTAATGCTCACCCGCACTATTCGTTTCACCGAAAACTGGCGATTATTCACAACGGAATCATCGAAAACTACGCGGCCATCAAGCAACGGCTGCTCAAGAAAGGCCACACCTTCGCGAGTCAGACCGATACCGAAGTGCTCGGGCAGTTTATCGAAGAGATCTGGGAAAATGCGGGTGGAACGCTGGAAGAAGCCGTGCGGCTGGCCTTGCAGGAAGTTGTGGGTGCCTACGCTATCGTGGTCATGAGCGAAGCTGACCCTACTCAGCTGATTGCTGCCCGGAAAGGCTCCCCGCTGGTAATTGGCGTGGGCGAGAACGAATACTTTCTGGCGTCGGATGCTACGCCGATCGTTGAGTATACCAAGGAGGTAATCTACCTGAACGACTACGAAATCGCGGTGATCAAAGACGGCCAACTGCGGGTCGTTACGCTTGACAACACTACCACGACACCCTACGTGCAGACGGTCGAGCTGGAACTGGAAGCCATTGAAAAAGGCGGCTACGACCACTTTATGCTCAAGGAAATCTTCGAGCAACCCCGCTCTATCGCTGACTCGATGCGCGGGCGGGTGCAGGCCGAAGCCGGTATGCTGCAACTCGGTGGCCTGCGCGACTATATGGACAAGCTGGCTAAGTCGAAGCGCATTGTAATCGTCGGCTGCGGTACGTCGTGGCACGCGGGGCTGGTCGCCGAGTACATTTTTGAGGAACTGGCCCGGATTCCCGTCGAGGTTGAATACGCGTCGGAGTTTCGCTACCGCAACCCAATTATCAAGGAGGGCGACATCGTGATTGCTATCTCGCAGTCGGGCGAAACGGCGGATACACTGGCGGCTATCGAACTGGCGAAGTCAAAAGGCGCGATCATTTTCGGCGTCTGTAACGTGGTTGGTTCCTCTATCGCCCGGGCGACTCACGCGGGGGCTTACACCCACGCTGGCCCAGAAATCGGCGTTGCGAGCACGAAAGCCTTCACCGCACAGGTGACGGTACTGACGCTGATGGCCCTGGCCGCTGCCAAACGCAAAGGCACTATCTCCGATTCGCTGTTCCGGCAACTGCTGGTCGAGATGGAAAGCATCCCGGCGAAGGTGGAAAAGGTGCTGCAATCGGCCGACAAGATCAAGGAAATCGCGTATATCTTCACCTACGCCCGCAACTTCATCTACCTGGGCCGGGGCCTGAACTTCCCCGTGGCGCTGGAGGGTGCGCTGAAGCTGAAAGAGATCAGCTACATCCACGCGGAGGGCTACCCGGCTGCCGAGATGAAGCACGGCCCCATCGCCCTGATCGACGAAGATATGCCGGTGGTCGTAACCGCGACCAAAGACAGTTCGTACGAAAAAGTCGTGTCGAATATTCAGGAGGTGAAGGCTCGCAAAGGCCGCGTTATCGCTATCACCACAGAGGGCGACACGCTCCTGCCCGGTATGGTCGACTTCACGATCGAAATCCCGAATGTGCACGAGGTACTTATGCCGCTGGTATCAGTAGTACCCCTGCAACTGCTGGCCTACGACATCGCCGTCATGCGCGGCCGCAACGTTGATCAACCCCGCAACCTCGCCAAATCAGTGACGGTAGAATAA
- the panC gene encoding pantoate--beta-alanine ligase yields the protein MLRFDTIASLRQHLAGLRVSQSIGLVPTMGALHDGHLTLIQQARQQADVVVCSIFVNPVQFNNADDLARYPRTLDADCALLETVGCDIVFAPSVDEMYPAAPSLTLNFGALETVMEGAFRPGHFNGVGLVVAKLFNIVQPDKAFFGQKDLQQVAVIRSLIRNLSFPVELVRSPTVREADGLAMSSRNRNLTPDERDQATTLFAALTLAHDLLADGQTPAQAKAAVGDFISARPAFRLEYIEIANADTLMPADEVLAPGQTAICIAAHLGKVRLIDNLVF from the coding sequence ATGCTTCGCTTCGATACCATTGCCAGCCTACGTCAGCACCTCGCCGGACTGCGCGTCAGCCAATCAATCGGCCTTGTTCCGACAATGGGTGCCCTGCACGATGGCCACCTAACGCTGATTCAGCAGGCTCGTCAGCAAGCCGATGTCGTCGTGTGCAGCATCTTCGTCAACCCCGTTCAGTTCAACAACGCCGATGATCTGGCCCGTTACCCACGTACACTCGATGCCGATTGCGCTTTACTCGAAACCGTCGGCTGCGACATCGTATTTGCCCCTTCTGTCGACGAAATGTACCCGGCAGCGCCCAGCCTGACCCTCAACTTTGGCGCGCTGGAAACGGTAATGGAAGGCGCCTTCCGACCCGGCCATTTCAACGGTGTCGGCCTGGTAGTAGCCAAGCTGTTCAACATCGTTCAGCCTGACAAAGCCTTCTTCGGCCAAAAGGATTTACAACAGGTCGCCGTGATCCGTAGTCTGATCCGTAACCTGAGTTTTCCCGTTGAGCTGGTCCGTAGCCCAACCGTACGCGAAGCCGACGGACTAGCAATGTCGTCCCGCAACCGCAACCTGACGCCCGACGAACGCGATCAGGCAACGACGCTGTTTGCGGCCCTGACGCTGGCGCACGACCTACTTGCTGACGGACAGACACCCGCGCAGGCGAAAGCTGCTGTAGGCGACTTTATCAGCGCCAGACCGGCCTTTCGACTGGAGTACATCGAAATTGCCAATGCCGATACGCTGATGCCCGCCGATGAAGTGCTGGCACCGGGGCAAACGGCCATCTGTATCGCGGCTCACCTCGGCAAAGTTCGCCTGATCGACAATCTTGTGTTCTGA
- a CDS encoding RICIN domain-containing protein — protein sequence MVSFDEGKINGPTGAGYHLGGLRVGDNKWLWKTAMATTRDYKGIYPDDGAYDVGNGVEYGGGGITVLDRHIFWNYHGEFWKGSQVNKWQHVYDNGLLLGIFGKTGPEVRIEAPDGRPVAGMAGNVYFGTAVRASNGVTYLYHGEESGWGGIHRWRIDNMQSVQEQVINLKNINTYSTASSTSGTEGIDLLAGLSPSSVVSDGAAGWNRNPATDNVVDGGNKWTVKTSILRYNRFDSPDLYVNFSKANSRYTVTRDLGNNSSLSSWRLSGVITFDNTNPNNGTPDQSDSGGSYFEVLDNAGKVLARLYQQVYFGPSNPPVKTIANGQTIAQGYYFDPASAVATAADAIDISLDNGTLSIKYQNYPAVKTGSLEAGGNLQKPRTVRLFFWCNGRNYERTIDIQQLRFFAGSVSATGTTPAPASTGPTAGKTYYIKAKQSDKNIDVSGQSTADGASIIQWTYNGGKNQQWTLKQAATGYFTIQSVNSGKALDIVGVSTADGAKVNQWMMNGQANQQFKLVDAGGGYFKIMANHSQKCLDVQGQSTANGALIVQNTCQNIDSQKFTFTEVGSAGGRVGVESASISTEAVLLMYPNPATNYVTILGAADQLVSFVNSAGQTVLTVRCTSDEERVSVHSLPTGQYTVHWTDQHTVVSQKLLIAR from the coding sequence GTGGTTTCCTTCGACGAGGGTAAAATCAACGGCCCTACGGGAGCCGGCTATCACCTGGGCGGGCTGCGGGTAGGCGATAACAAGTGGCTCTGGAAAACGGCGATGGCAACTACCCGCGATTACAAAGGGATCTATCCCGATGATGGGGCTTACGATGTGGGCAACGGGGTGGAGTACGGTGGGGGCGGCATCACGGTGCTGGACCGTCACATCTTCTGGAATTACCACGGGGAGTTCTGGAAAGGTAGCCAGGTCAACAAGTGGCAGCACGTATATGATAACGGGCTGTTGCTGGGTATTTTCGGGAAAACCGGCCCCGAAGTGAGGATCGAAGCGCCGGACGGCCGGCCGGTGGCGGGCATGGCTGGTAACGTATATTTCGGAACGGCTGTGCGGGCGTCGAATGGCGTTACCTACCTGTACCACGGCGAAGAGTCGGGCTGGGGTGGCATACACCGCTGGCGCATCGACAACATGCAGTCGGTTCAGGAGCAGGTCATCAACTTAAAAAATATTAATACCTACTCAACGGCCAGTTCGACGTCGGGTACGGAAGGTATTGATCTGCTGGCCGGTCTCTCGCCGTCCAGTGTCGTAAGCGATGGTGCGGCTGGCTGGAACCGTAACCCAGCTACCGACAACGTCGTGGACGGTGGCAACAAATGGACGGTGAAGACCAGTATCCTGCGGTATAACCGCTTCGACAGCCCTGACCTGTATGTTAATTTCTCGAAGGCGAATAGTCGGTATACGGTTACACGCGATCTGGGTAACAATAGCAGCCTGAGCAGCTGGCGTTTGAGTGGCGTCATCACCTTCGACAACACAAACCCCAACAACGGTACGCCCGATCAGTCGGACTCGGGAGGGTCGTACTTCGAAGTGCTCGACAACGCGGGTAAGGTATTGGCCCGATTGTATCAGCAAGTGTACTTCGGCCCGAGCAACCCACCCGTCAAAACGATCGCCAATGGGCAGACGATTGCACAGGGGTACTACTTTGATCCGGCATCGGCGGTGGCGACGGCAGCGGATGCGATTGACATCAGCCTGGACAACGGAACCCTGTCGATCAAGTACCAGAACTATCCGGCCGTAAAGACTGGGTCGCTGGAAGCCGGTGGTAATTTGCAAAAGCCGCGCACTGTCCGATTATTTTTCTGGTGCAACGGCCGCAACTACGAGCGGACGATCGACATTCAGCAACTGCGGTTCTTTGCCGGAAGCGTGTCTGCTACCGGAACTACACCAGCACCTGCATCAACGGGTCCGACTGCTGGCAAAACGTATTACATAAAAGCGAAGCAAAGCGATAAAAACATCGATGTTTCCGGTCAGTCGACAGCCGACGGCGCGTCAATCATTCAATGGACGTACAACGGTGGAAAAAACCAGCAGTGGACACTGAAGCAGGCTGCTACGGGCTACTTTACTATTCAGTCGGTAAACAGCGGTAAAGCGCTCGACATTGTCGGCGTATCGACGGCAGATGGCGCGAAGGTTAATCAATGGATGATGAACGGGCAGGCAAACCAGCAGTTTAAGCTGGTGGATGCTGGTGGTGGTTACTTCAAAATCATGGCTAACCACAGTCAGAAATGCCTAGACGTACAAGGGCAGTCGACTGCTAATGGCGCACTTATCGTGCAGAACACCTGCCAAAACATCGATAGCCAGAAGTTCACGTTCACTGAGGTTGGTTCAGCAGGAGGTCGGGTTGGTGTTGAATCAGCATCGATATCGACAGAAGCGGTGTTGCTGATGTATCCCAATCCGGCAACGAACTATGTTACGATTCTCGGAGCTGCGGATCAGCTGGTATCGTTTGTCAATTCAGCCGGGCAGACTGTGCTGACAGTACGGTGTACAAGTGATGAAGAGCGTGTATCAGTGCATTCGCTGCCCACTGGTCAATACACCGTGCATTGGACAGATCAGCATACAGTGGTCTCCCAAAAATTACTGATTGCCCGATAA
- a CDS encoding NHL repeat-containing protein has translation MVRTLWSAVPMDAGTYTKYWDGLDDKGQTVASANYDVRLLANNVSYSWEGVIGNSSFGNSQGNGLQRAFLHAQGMAIAGNYAYYGAGYAEGNPSQAKLALSSPQQRMDFFPKGSTDQATLFVATDGKLVYWAGYDGYNNGNNWFVFATRTSDDGEQSFASGQPLKMTMGRTYASAIDVINGAAGVVTGMAVQKNGKYLFVSHKSRHQIRVLDKTTGNLVQSLFFNDAAGLAVDGQDNLWVINGNTVSRFTVNNDGTLGKAELSLAGLQTPMALAVSPDNQTLLVADGGSSQQVKAFSNSTGASVWTFGQPGGYRTDPTVADDKFYFSDVSGLINDTFLAFAPDGSFWVGDSGNYRMQHYSAGRSFVDRIMYLQNNYSCFIDQNNPNRLLSEFQEFAIDYTKPLGGTNGSWTLAKNWRASVPANYFEKLTINHTYITNIFRDVLTLSNGRVYGFLRRFNDNKWVLAELPSKGPLRITKVAFDAQNRYTYHIASDGSLRQSVNNLNGTSGLSSGSRAG, from the coding sequence TTGGTTCGTACGCTGTGGAGCGCCGTGCCAATGGACGCCGGCACGTATACCAAATACTGGGACGGGCTCGACGACAAGGGGCAGACTGTGGCATCGGCCAACTACGATGTCCGGCTACTGGCCAACAACGTTTCCTACTCCTGGGAGGGCGTGATCGGCAATTCATCCTTTGGCAACAGTCAGGGAAATGGACTGCAACGCGCCTTTTTGCATGCCCAGGGCATGGCCATCGCCGGTAACTACGCCTATTACGGGGCGGGCTACGCCGAAGGCAATCCCTCACAGGCCAAGCTCGCCCTGTCAAGTCCACAGCAGCGGATGGACTTTTTCCCAAAAGGAAGTACCGACCAGGCCACCCTCTTCGTCGCCACGGATGGGAAACTGGTGTACTGGGCGGGGTACGATGGCTACAACAACGGCAATAACTGGTTTGTCTTTGCCACCCGCACCAGCGACGACGGCGAACAGTCATTTGCCAGCGGGCAGCCGCTGAAAATGACGATGGGCCGGACCTACGCGTCGGCAATCGACGTCATCAACGGAGCGGCCGGGGTAGTAACGGGAATGGCCGTTCAAAAAAACGGGAAGTACCTGTTTGTGTCGCACAAGAGCCGGCATCAGATACGGGTACTGGATAAAACGACTGGTAACCTGGTGCAGTCGCTGTTTTTCAACGATGCGGCCGGGCTGGCCGTCGATGGTCAGGATAATTTGTGGGTCATCAACGGAAACACGGTTAGCCGATTCACGGTAAATAATGATGGGACGCTGGGCAAGGCTGAACTCTCGCTGGCCGGATTGCAGACCCCGATGGCGCTGGCGGTCTCGCCCGACAACCAGACACTGCTGGTGGCCGATGGGGGCAGTAGCCAGCAGGTGAAGGCATTCAGCAACAGCACCGGAGCCAGCGTCTGGACATTCGGCCAGCCAGGGGGGTACCGAACCGATCCGACAGTGGCTGATGATAAGTTTTATTTCTCGGATGTGAGTGGTTTGATCAACGACACGTTTCTGGCGTTCGCGCCCGATGGCTCGTTCTGGGTGGGTGATTCTGGCAACTATCGCATGCAGCATTACTCGGCCGGTCGTTCGTTTGTTGATCGGATCATGTACCTCCAGAATAATTACAGCTGCTTCATCGATCAGAACAACCCCAACCGGCTGCTGTCGGAATTTCAGGAGTTTGCCATCGACTACACGAAGCCCCTCGGTGGTACCAATGGGTCATGGACATTGGCAAAAAACTGGCGGGCAAGCGTGCCGGCCAACTATTTCGAGAAGTTGACGATCAACCACACGTACATCACCAACATTTTTCGGGACGTACTGACGCTGTCCAATGGGCGGGTGTACGGCTTTCTGCGTCGGTTCAACGATAACAAGTGGGTGCTGGCCGAGCTGCCCAGCAAAGGGCCACTTCGCATCACCAAAGTGGCCTTCGACGCGCAGAACCGCTACACTTATCACATTGCCAGCGATGGATCGCTGCGGCAGTCGGTTAACAACCTCAACGGCACATCGGGGCTGTCGTCTGGGAGTCGCGCCGGCTGA
- a CDS encoding glycogen/starch synthase: MSKLRILYVASEINPFLKTSDVADFVRKLPQAMQERGMEIRILVPRFGLINERKNRLHEVVRLSGINIAVGDEEKPLIIKVASIPTAKLQVYFIDNEDYFQRKYVFHDKENRFYDDNDERAIFFCKGVLETVKKLGWAPDIVHCNDWMTSLIPLYLKTTYKNDPMFKDTKSVFTVYNNAFEHRFDGDIVEKARMMDIDDSMLAELKTADFSGFIRIGCAYADAVVRAEEESSESLNAILNDLPEHKFDSAEDEDVTERYYNLYNQLVS; encoded by the coding sequence ATGAGCAAATTACGTATTCTTTATGTGGCCAGCGAAATCAATCCGTTCCTCAAAACATCCGACGTTGCCGACTTCGTCCGTAAGTTACCGCAGGCAATGCAGGAGCGGGGAATGGAGATTCGAATTCTGGTGCCGCGCTTCGGTCTCATCAACGAACGTAAGAACCGGTTGCACGAAGTTGTCCGTCTGTCAGGCATTAACATCGCCGTTGGCGACGAAGAGAAGCCGCTGATTATCAAGGTGGCTTCGATTCCCACCGCGAAACTACAGGTCTATTTTATCGACAATGAAGATTATTTCCAGCGGAAATACGTCTTCCACGACAAGGAAAATCGGTTCTACGATGATAACGACGAACGGGCAATTTTCTTCTGTAAAGGCGTGCTGGAAACGGTGAAAAAACTTGGTTGGGCCCCTGACATCGTGCATTGCAACGACTGGATGACCTCGCTGATTCCGCTGTACCTCAAGACGACCTACAAGAACGACCCGATGTTTAAAGACACCAAGTCGGTCTTCACGGTCTACAACAACGCCTTTGAGCACCGCTTCGACGGCGACATTGTGGAAAAAGCCCGGATGATGGACATCGACGATTCGATGCTGGCCGAGCTGAAAACCGCTGATTTTTCGGGCTTCATCCGCATCGGCTGCGCGTACGCCGACGCCGTTGTTCGGGCCGAAGAAGAATCGAGCGAAAGTCTGAACGCCATTTTGAACGATCTGCCGGAACATAAATTCGACAGCGCTGAAGACGAAGACGTTACCGAGCGGTACTACAATCTGTACAATCAGCTGGTCAGCTAA